In one Anas platyrhynchos isolate ZD024472 breed Pekin duck chromosome 8, IASCAAS_PekinDuck_T2T, whole genome shotgun sequence genomic region, the following are encoded:
- the KDM4A gene encoding lysine-specific demethylase 4A translates to MASELEGPNPARIMTFRPSMEQFRDFSRYIAYVEAQGAHRAGLAKIVPPKEWRPRRCYDDIDELVIPAPIQQVVTGQSGLFTQYNIQKKAMTVREFRRIANSDKYCTPRYTDFEDLERKYWKNLTFNAPIYGADVNGTLYEKHVDAWNIGRLNTILDIVENESGITIEGVNTPYLYFGMWKTSFAWHTEDMDLYSINYLHFGEPKSWYSIPPEHGKRLERLAKGFFPGSAQSCEAFLRHKMTLISPSILKKYGIPFDKVTQEAGEFMITFPYSYHAGFNHGFNCAESTNFATLRWIEYGKQSVLCSCRKDMVKISMDVFVRKYQPDRYKLWKAGKDVTVIDHTLPTPEAAEFLKGDLMQKVKSGKQYAEEMETGETCKEEVDGDETKSVQKHRIGTKRHRVCLEVPQEVSESEAFPKEELSSAQDEADAAQPCEIPTSEAGQQGEQGRKLSDCGGSAKFEELKAVKLEEEEEEEQEAAALDLSISHASNSTSVLPTSKQSATCSVQPGSPAYSGSSDSESTDLLPKRTVPGPAGVLTVHSYAKGDASGSDSEQTSGKKTSATASMNEQELAEAAKEYIRSMKESKKSKGRRQPLSKLPRHHPLLVKDCISDDEASEQLTPEEEAEETEAWAKPLSQLWQNRPPNFEAEKEYNRTMAQQSPYCAVCMLFQTYQAECGGNSQSSGVTPGAADGKIRTKPLIPEMCFTTTGCSTDLNLSTPYLEEDGTSVLITCRNCQVCVHASCYGVPPDKATEDWMCSRCTENALEEDCCLCSLRGGALQRANDDKWVHVMCAVAVLEAKFVNIAERSPVDVGKIPLQRFRLKCIFCKKRRKRIAGCCVQCSHGRCPTSFHVSCAQAAGVMMQPDDWPFVVFITCFRHKIPSQAERAKAALQDLSPGQIVISKHKNGRFYQCEVVSLAKETFYEVNFDDGSFSDNLYPEDIVSRDCLQLGPPAEGEVVQVRWTDGQVYGAKFVASHAIQMYQVEFEDGSQLMVKRDDVYTLDEELPKRVKSRLSIASDMRFTEIFAEKEVRQERKRQRVINSRYREDYIEPALYRAIME, encoded by the exons ATGGCCTCGGAGCTGGAGGGCCCCAACCCCGCGCGGATCATGACGTTCCGGCCCAGCATGGAGCAGTTCCGCGACTTCAGCCGCTACATCGCCTACGTGGAGGCGCAGGGAGCGCACCGCGCCGGGCTGGCCAAG aTCGTGCCCCCCAAGGAGTGGAGGCCGCGGCGGTGCTACGACGACATCGACGAGCTGGTGATCCCGGCGCCCATCCAGCAGGTGGTGACGGGGCAGTCGGGCCTCTTCACGCAGTACAACATCCAGAAGAAGGCCATGACGGTGCGCGAGTTCCGACGGATCGCCAACAGCGACAA gtactgCACGCCCCGCTACACGGACTTCGAAGACCTTGAACGAAAGTACTGGAAGAACCTGACGTTCAATGCCCCCATCTACGGTGCTGATGTTAATGGCACGCTGTATGAGAAG CACGTAGATGCGTGGAACATTGGCAGACTGAACACGATCCTGGACATCGTGGAGAATGAAAGTGGCATAACCATCGAAGGAGTGAATACTCCTTACCTCTATTTTGGCATGTGGAAAACTTCGTTTGCGTGGCATACTGAAGACATGGATCTCTACAGTATTAATTACTTGCATTTTGGGGAACCCAAGTCATG GTACTCTATCCCTCCAGAGCATGGGAAGCGGCTGGAGAGACTTGCCAAAG GATTCTTTCCGGGAAGTGCCCAGAGCTGTGAAGCGTTTCTCCGTCACAAGATGACCCTGATCTCTCCATCAATTCTGAAGAAATACGGCATCCCGTTTGATAAG GTGACGCAGGAAGCTGGGGAGTTCATGATAACCTTTCCTTATAGTTATCACGCTGGCTTCAATCATGGATTTAACTGTGCTGAATCTACCAACTTTGCTACTCTTCGGTGGATTGAGTATGGGAAGCAATCTGTACTG TGCTCATGCCGGAAGGACATGGTGAAGATCTCCATGGACGTGTTTGTGAGGAAGTACCAGCCGGATCGTTACAAGCTCTGGAAGGCTGGGAAGGACGTGACTGTCATTGACCATACTCTTCCAACACCGGAAGCAGCAGAATTCCTTAAAGGGGATCTTATGCAAAAAGTCAAGAGTGGGAAGCAGTATGCTGAGGAAATGGAAACAGGAGAAACGTGTAAAGAGGAGGTGGACGGGGATGAGACAAAAAG CGTGCAGAAGCATCGCATTGGAACCAAAAGGCACAGAGTCTGCCTGGAAGTACCTCAGGAAGTGAGTGAGAGTGAGGCCTTCCCCAAGGAGGAGCTGAGCTCTGCGCAGGATGAAGCAGACGCGGCACAGCCTTGTGAGATACCCACAAGTGAAGCTGGGCAGCAGGGTGAACAAGGGCGCAAGCTTTCAG ATTGTGGGGGCTCAGCCAAATTTGAAGAACTGAAAGCTGTGAAgcttgaggaggaagaagaggaagagcaagAAGCAGCTGCATTGGACCTCTCCATTTCGCATGCTTCAAATTCTACTTCAGTTTTGCCGACTTCGAAGCAGAGTGCAACTTGCAGCGTTCAGCCCGGCTCGCCAGCATATTCTGGTTCTTCAGACTCTGAATCGACTGATCTGTTGCCAAAAAGAACTGTACCTGGGCCAGCTGGGGTGCTTACAGTCCATAGCTACGCTAAAGGGGATGCCAGTGGATCTGACAGTGAACAgacttcaggaaagaaaaccagTGCTACTGCCAGCATGAATGAACAAGAACTGGCAGAG GCAGCAAAGGAGTACATCAGATCAATGAAGGAGAGTAAGAAATCCAAGGGTCGTCGCCAGCCATTGAGCAAGCTCCCCCGCCATCACCCGCTCTTGGTTAAAGACTGCATTAGTGATGACG AGGCATCGGAGCAACTGACTCCTGAAGAAGAAGCTGAAGAGACGGAAGCTTGGGCCAAGCCACTTAGCCAGCTGTGGCAGAATCGGCCACCAAATTTTGAGGCTGAAAAAGAATACAACCGGACCATGGCTCAGCAGTCTCCTTACTGTGCTGTTTGTATGCTCTTCCAGACGTATCAG GCAGAGTGTGGAGGCAACAGTCAAAGCTCTGGAGTAACTCCAGGTGCTGCAGATGGGAAGATCCGAACCAAACCCCTGATTCCTGAGATGTGCTTCACTACAACTGGCTGCAGCACTGATCTCAATCTTTCAACCCCCTACTTAGAGGAAGATGGAACCAGCGTACTCATCACCTGCAGGAACTGCCAAGTTTGTGTTCATGCAA GTTGTTATGGTGTACCCCCTGACAAGGCCACTGAAGACTGGATGTGCTCCAGGTGCACAGAAAATGCCTTAGAAGAG GATTGCTGTTTGTGTTCATTACGAGGAGGAGCACTGCAGAGAGCCAATGATGACAA ATGGGTTCATGTAATGTGTGCTGTAGCTGTACTGGAGGCAAAATTTGTGAACATCGCAGAGCGCAGTCCTGTAGATGTTGGCAAAATCCCCCTGCAACGTTTCAGACTG AAATGCATCTTCTGCAAAAAACGAAGAAAGAGAATCGCAGGTTGCTGTGTACAGTGCTCCCACGGTCGGTGTCCCACATCCTTTCATGTTAGCTGTGCCCAAGCAGCAGGAGTCATGATGCAGCCTGATGACTGGCCATTTGTTGTCTTCATTACCTGCTTCAGACATAAGATCCCATCACAGGCAGAG CGAGCGAAGGCTGCACTCCAAGATCTGTCACCTGGACAGATAGTCATCAGCAAGCACAAGAATGGTCGCTTCTATCAATGCGAAGTGGTCAGCCTTGCAAAGGAGACTTTCTATGAGGTCAACTTTGATGATGGCTCCTTCAGCGACAACCTGTATCCAGAAGACATTGTG AGTCGAGACTGCCTTCAGTTAGGTCCTCCTGCTGAAGGTGAAGTTGTGCAGGTCAGATGGACAGATGGACAGGTTTATGGAGCCAAGTTCGTCGCATCACACGCCATCCAGATGTACCAG gtGGAATTTGAAGATGGGTCTCAGCTGATGGTGAAAAGGGATGATGTGTACACTCTGGACGAGGAGCTTCCTAAGAGAGTCAAGTCAAGGCTG tcaATAGCTTCAGATATGCGCTTCACAGAGATCTTTGCAGAGAAGGAGGTCAGACAAGAGAGGAAGAGACAAAGAGTGATCAATTCACGCTACCGGGAAGATTACATTGAACCCGCATTGTACCGGGCCATCATGGAGTAA